In Thiospirochaeta perfilievii, a single window of DNA contains:
- a CDS encoding TraR/DksA family transcriptional regulator: MTESFLEEMRVQLDSRKKDVVELLASEFNAFQATNSNKGRDLVDLASNDFDKQILDVSSALEVKTLNKINAAITRMKNGHYGICAQCGHTIAQDRLKAMPYAVLCVKCKTQRERFIKD, encoded by the coding sequence ATGACTGAAAGTTTTTTAGAAGAGATGAGGGTGCAATTAGACTCAAGAAAAAAGGATGTAGTTGAATTGCTTGCTTCTGAATTCAACGCATTTCAGGCTACAAATAGTAATAAGGGTAGAGATCTAGTAGACTTGGCTTCTAACGATTTTGATAAGCAGATTTTAGATGTTTCCAGTGCGCTAGAAGTTAAAACACTTAATAAGATAAATGCAGCTATAACACGGATGAAAAATGGTCATTATGGTATATGTGCACAATGTGGTCATACAATTGCTCAAGATAGACTAAAAGCAATGCCATATGCAGTGTTATGCGTAAAATGTAAAACTCAAAGAGAAAGATTTATAAAAGATTAA
- a CDS encoding MBL fold metallo-hydrolase: MIETIITGDLGVNTYLFNFSDNKIVIVDPGSDEDKIIKKIEVLDLKPEAILLTHGHFDHIGAVKTIKSKYNIPVYIHSGDSVFLGDKGSQTHLEMFKSMGQNSDYFFNSYYVENDPADFIIKDGDILTDFSLEVIHTPGHSPGSVCFYSKDKQVLFTGDTMFKGGMGRTDFIGGNYNQLLNSLEKLKKLPIDTKVFPGHGDSSTIGRES; this comes from the coding sequence ATGATAGAAACAATAATAACAGGAGATTTAGGAGTTAATACCTATCTCTTTAATTTTAGTGATAATAAAATTGTAATAGTAGATCCAGGTTCAGATGAGGATAAGATTATAAAAAAAATTGAGGTTTTAGATTTAAAACCAGAGGCTATACTATTAACCCACGGGCACTTTGACCATATAGGTGCTGTTAAAACTATTAAATCAAAATATAATATACCCGTTTATATCCATAGTGGAGATTCCGTTTTTTTAGGAGATAAAGGTAGTCAGACCCATTTAGAGATGTTTAAATCTATGGGTCAAAACAGTGATTATTTTTTCAACTCCTACTATGTAGAGAATGACCCTGCAGATTTTATAATAAAAGACGGTGATATACTTACAGATTTTTCATTAGAGGTTATTCACACCCCTGGACACTCTCCAGGTAGTGTCTGTTTCTACAGTAAAGATAAACAGGTTCTATTTACAGGGGATACAATGTTTAAGGGAGGAATGGGTCGTACCGATTTTATAGGAGGAAATTACAACCAACTTCTAAATAGCTTAGAAAAACTTAAGAAGCTTCCAATAGATACCAAGGTTTTCCCAGGGCATGGAGACAGCTCTACTATAGGGAGAGAGTCTTAA